A single window of Martelella sp. NC20 DNA harbors:
- a CDS encoding winged helix-turn-helix domain-containing protein codes for MGYRKLSARPRPHAQDAEAAETFKKTSPPQWQRSPPAPPKEG; via the coding sequence ATGGGCTACCGCAAGCTTTCGGCTCGCCCCAGGCCTCATGCGCAGGATGCCGAGGCCGCCGAGACATTTAAAAAAACGTCCCCGCCGCAGTGGCAGAGATCGCCGCCAGCCCCGCCAAAGGAAGGATGA
- a CDS encoding CSS-motif domain-containing protein has protein sequence MPEPQWEPLGCVPYKTTRLLLHCHHQGLHVPVETRRSTGTIRLHIRSNHGAIDFFSQVVQPRAVRWRPAERVCSWIRPPRRSGQPCLHSQRQSCSYAVGATSLVPCSDAQVALMRTLTVDTPSVEEIGYFEKGLLKCTSWGRTSGEFAESPADFHT, from the coding sequence ATGCCCGAGCCACAATGGGAGCCGCTGGGATGCGTTCCTTACAAGACGACCAGACTTTTGCTCCACTGCCACCACCAGGGTTTGCATGTCCCGGTCGAAACAAGGCGATCTACTGGAACCATCAGGCTTCACATCCGATCAAATCACGGTGCCATCGATTTCTTCTCGCAAGTCGTTCAGCCTCGCGCCGTCAGGTGGCGACCAGCTGAAAGGGTTTGTTCCTGGATAAGACCGCCCAGACGATCCGGGCAGCCTTGTTTGCACTCGCAACGACAATCTTGTTCGTATGCAGTCGGCGCAACATCCCTCGTGCCCTGTTCCGACGCCCAGGTCGCACTGATGCGCACCCTGACGGTCGACACCCCCTCCGTAGAAGAGATCGGATATTTCGAGAAGGGCCTGCTCAAATGCACATCCTGGGGCAGGACGAGCGGTGAGTTTGCCGAGTCACCGGCCGATTTTCATACTTAG
- a CDS encoding Crp/Fnr family transcriptional regulator, whose protein sequence is MENTALVRKLGAFVALSGAELSVLEALHKRRRVLVAGRDLVHQGQSEQAAYILASGWACSYKILQNGQRQIVDFQIPGDFLGLRSVLLHVSDHSIEPVTDIEVTEVLAADLLDAFARPPPPRLAAAVLWAASRDEAMVVEHLVDVGRRNAAERMAHFLLELGARLSLVGLGSRAGYACPLTQYLLGDALGLSAVHVNRVLWQLRESEMVTFRDGHVAFHAYDRLAECADFDPTYLDQVGPPLIEPPEHCRRRNAVP, encoded by the coding sequence TTGGAAAACACCGCGCTCGTCCGCAAGCTTGGCGCATTCGTTGCCCTTTCGGGGGCCGAGCTGTCGGTGCTGGAGGCGTTGCACAAGCGCCGCCGGGTCTTAGTCGCCGGCCGTGACCTTGTCCATCAAGGGCAATCGGAACAGGCGGCCTATATTCTGGCCTCCGGCTGGGCGTGCTCCTACAAGATCCTGCAGAATGGGCAGCGGCAGATCGTCGATTTTCAGATTCCGGGCGATTTCCTCGGGCTGCGCAGCGTGCTGCTGCATGTGTCGGATCACAGCATCGAGCCCGTGACCGACATAGAGGTGACGGAGGTCCTTGCGGCCGACCTTCTGGATGCGTTTGCGCGCCCCCCCCCCCCCCGGCTGGCCGCGGCTGTGCTCTGGGCTGCGTCCCGGGACGAGGCGATGGTGGTGGAGCATCTGGTGGATGTCGGACGCCGAAATGCGGCCGAACGCATGGCGCATTTCCTGCTGGAACTTGGCGCCCGGCTGTCCCTCGTCGGTCTGGGCAGCAGGGCAGGTTATGCCTGTCCGTTGACGCAGTATCTTCTGGGCGACGCGCTGGGACTGAGTGCTGTCCACGTCAATCGGGTGCTGTGGCAATTGCGCGAGTCGGAAATGGTGACGTTTCGCGATGGCCACGTCGCATTCCATGCCTATGATCGCCTAGCCGAATGTGCAGATTTCGACCCGACTTATCTGGATCAGGTCGGACCGCCCTTGATCGAACCACCAGAGCATTGTAGGCGCCGGAACGCAGTGCCATGA
- a CDS encoding autotransporter outer membrane beta-barrel domain-containing protein, producing the protein MTEGDDHYGIFAFSRSGEAGNGGSGFAAPGGGTGGHSSDGGSVTVTQRGTVSTSGQNSHGIYALSVSNNGGNGGDQWGLVGSAGDGGFGGSGGTVVVNTTSGSTILTTGDFANGIFAQSIGGTGGSVGSSGNLLVSLIGSADNGGNGGAVTVSNGGTIETRGNGSSGILAQSIGGGGGHGGTAGGLVALALGGVGSNGGSGSTVAVTNTGTGSILTLGDSADGIMAQSIGGSGGDGANAFGLVSIGGNGSKGGSGSAVSVTNKGVIETRGEDSVGITAQSIGGGGGDGGSTGGMVAVGGSGAGGGDGGVVTVTNDGAIKTKGDDSQGILAQSIGGGGGNGGSAGAVGAVGAFVGVAVGGTGGAGGKGGDVDVVLSDEDTSQPSQIVTEGDRSTGVFAQSVGGGGGNGGYSVSTAVSAGLVSGSLAVGVGVGGSGGSGGKGGDLRVGTVDGSGNLATAGVSGSVLTQADRSAGMVFQSIGGGGGNGGLSVAASAAGSLAFSGNLSIGVGGSGGSGGNGGEVKAYTDADITTLGGSSTALLVESIGGGGGNGGGSISAGASGSGVGAASINVGVGGSGGTAGRGGAVTLIAGGDKIHTEGQFSSGVIAQSIGGGGGGGGYAIGVGGAGAGVGAGAVNVAVGGGGGAGGDGGTVDASVGADVATLGDDSGAVLIQSVGGGGGNGGYSVAAGVAGAGTGAGTVSVGLGGSGSAGGAGGVVDATIKGEVYTEGDRSAGVVAQSIGGGGGNGGFNVSGGIAGAGVGSGTVSVGLGGDGGSGSAGGAVTAKVQDNVTTKGGDSTAVLAQSIGGGGGNGGFNVSAAVSGGGTGAGAVTVGLGGSGGDGAESGAVTLVSEGNIQTSGERSSGFVAQSIGGGGGNGGFNVSGSVTGAGTGAGTINVGLGGSGAGGGNGGTVNATSNGTILTQSYGSSGFVAQSIGGGGGNGAFNVSAGVALAGTGAGSVSVGLGGSGAGGGDGAAVTAKTTANIETKADASTGVLAQSVGGGGGNGAFNIAPAIAGAGTGSGAVSVGLGGSGAGGGNGGTVDLTVENDVLTRGADSAAIIAQSIGGGGGNGSFNVTVSGAGAGTGSGSIGVGLGGRGGTGGNGDVVTADVTGNVATEGENSAGLLVQSLGGGGGNGGMNVTASVAVAGTGSGGASVGLGGAGGDGGDGGTASGTLEGDIKTSGNQSSAFVVQSLGGGGGNGGMNVSSTVTLAGTGTGGVSVGIGGSGGGGGKADTATGKLTGNIATFGTDSTGFLVQSLGGGGGNGALNVSAGVSASRSGSGALGVGVGGFGGDGGNGAAVTGTLNGDVYTAEDRSGAVVIQSLGGGGGNGGMNVAGTVSLSSQNSGSVGVGIGGFGGGGGNADTATGTVTGNVTTEGDDATGVLVQSLGGGGGNGGLNVTGAVSVSGNGSGAAAIGVGGFGGDGGEAGNVVASYDGTASTNGDRSNGVVAQSLGGGGGNGGVNVSAGITYANKLSGSLGLGVGGFGGGGGNAGSVNHTVAGYVQTKGDDAVGILTQSLGGGGGNGGLTVDGAVSLSRQTSAAVAIGVGGFGGSASDAGAMTQSDIAAGVLTYGNNATGILTQSLGGAGGNGGTNIAGALDLSQENGGSASLGVGGFGGGGGNGGTVESKVRTSDIYDAITTIGDDSIAVMAQSIGGGGGNGGLAVVLSGNDLANQSTGASFSKIAVGGAGGDGADGADVTVNNTGTILVRGDNSYGILAQSLGGGGGNAGMSISTPAVTIADYVISNVLGARTGTDGVAGVVTVNNTGDIVVTGVGSQGVLSQSINGGGGNIDIFLDFASSDEAADPETVSDPSVSLANTTSLGGENLDGAAGADVSQRHNGDILTIEDRSSGFLTQTIGGGGGTSTIIVNSGESADITVTAMLGAIDTDNAGGGDIVFERSGTISTSGALSTGSLSQSIGGGGGRLVIVGGAGAEGAGQRDASVILGADPSFNNPGGDISLTLNGNVSTLGDNASAQIVQSIGAGGGETYLTGLDQATVTLGATDGSTGDGGAVTVNNIGGTSTAGTRAHGFVLQSIGGGGGLIGTDLDASDVDVVLSDFNGGDGGNINFSNTGYVATSGDGSIGILAQSLGGGGGSIDSLFHGSAGGDGSGGSVSIDQTGNVLATGSRGIAVLAQSLGKDGAGDIDIALDGVIVGGSDANGSTDTAAIVMGGGTANTLSLSSDSFLTGVNNRILLGSSGSEAVRLNGQAIGNIDLGGGLNTVLVSEGASFWAQDKVDLGTSGTLTVNGNLYLGGAAYLSGIVLGADTKASDFSVTENVSQTTTVNGSLVFGQTATYTPDVYFDEAGTAGGRSDLIKVTGKATLAGTIYPILNDLDRLGPLALITADGTLTNNGVTVVGTPVVSYKIGITTLPGGLSAIDLIPSANFQMPGMNRNQTLTAEHINRVLEGQGTAAMGDMFGLIANMATSDEVVSAVDNLSSYGFATTQIDALYSGYRFAQTLEDCGPSNFGAKFGDERGCAWASGSAGRLNGSASFAYQGYEAEDAGFSTGIHVPLNDNGLYLGAGAGLESFSITSGGNFSAGGNRGLAGASLSQYVGNWKTYGSVSGSISHYSTTRYIDIAGTLPNGQVVIGGTGRADQHIGQANFRIGTAYRFDDFATDVYFEPGLHFDAAYLHSSNASESGTQYGLELRDTDQWILSATPSVEVGVETQVGEAMRMQAFLRGAVSFSDKDNVYVNSTFAGASSADGAFRNYSQIGKVTGKINAGLTFSNTANSAQVTLGYQGMWSDDTVSNAATVDFGFRF; encoded by the coding sequence GTGACGGAAGGCGACGACCACTACGGTATCTTTGCCTTTAGCCGCAGTGGCGAGGCCGGCAATGGCGGTTCCGGTTTTGCTGCGCCCGGCGGTGGTACGGGCGGTCACTCATCCGATGGCGGCAGTGTAACGGTCACGCAGCGGGGAACGGTATCGACGTCGGGGCAGAACTCCCATGGAATCTATGCGCTGAGCGTCAGCAATAATGGTGGCAATGGCGGTGATCAGTGGGGGCTGGTCGGTTCTGCCGGCGACGGCGGATTTGGCGGCAGCGGCGGAACGGTTGTTGTCAACACGACAAGCGGCTCCACAATCCTGACCACCGGCGACTTTGCCAACGGTATTTTTGCCCAATCCATCGGCGGAACCGGCGGGTCGGTAGGCTCCAGCGGCAACCTTCTGGTCTCACTGATTGGCAGTGCCGACAATGGCGGCAATGGTGGAGCGGTGACGGTCAGCAATGGCGGCACCATCGAAACCCGCGGGAATGGATCCAGCGGCATTTTGGCCCAGTCGATCGGTGGCGGTGGCGGCCATGGTGGCACAGCCGGCGGCCTTGTAGCGCTTGCGCTTGGCGGTGTCGGCTCCAATGGCGGCAGCGGCAGTACGGTTGCCGTCACCAATACCGGAACCGGTTCGATACTTACGCTGGGTGATTCTGCCGACGGCATCATGGCCCAGTCGATTGGCGGATCGGGCGGTGATGGTGCGAATGCTTTCGGCCTGGTCAGTATCGGCGGTAACGGTAGCAAGGGCGGCAGCGGCAGCGCGGTCAGTGTCACGAATAAAGGCGTCATCGAGACACGCGGCGAGGATTCGGTCGGCATCACTGCCCAGTCGATCGGCGGCGGCGGCGGCGATGGCGGTTCCACCGGTGGTATGGTTGCCGTTGGCGGCAGCGGTGCCGGCGGCGGCGACGGCGGCGTGGTAACGGTCACCAATGATGGAGCAATCAAGACCAAAGGCGATGATTCCCAAGGGATTCTGGCCCAGTCCATTGGCGGCGGCGGTGGCAATGGCGGCTCTGCCGGTGCCGTCGGTGCCGTCGGTGCCTTTGTCGGTGTTGCTGTCGGCGGTACTGGCGGCGCCGGCGGGAAGGGTGGCGACGTGGATGTCGTCCTGTCCGATGAAGATACATCGCAACCTTCGCAAATCGTGACGGAGGGAGATCGTTCGACAGGCGTCTTCGCACAGTCTGTCGGCGGTGGCGGCGGCAATGGCGGCTATTCGGTATCGACGGCTGTTTCGGCCGGGCTGGTTTCCGGGTCATTGGCCGTCGGCGTCGGCGTCGGCGGCTCTGGCGGTTCCGGGGGCAAAGGCGGCGATCTTCGGGTCGGCACGGTCGATGGCTCCGGCAATCTTGCTACTGCTGGCGTTTCGGGCAGCGTCTTGACGCAGGCCGACCGGTCCGCAGGCATGGTTTTCCAGTCGATTGGCGGCGGCGGCGGTAATGGCGGCCTTTCCGTGGCGGCGAGTGCAGCCGGTTCGCTGGCATTTTCCGGCAACTTGTCCATTGGCGTCGGTGGTTCCGGTGGCAGCGGTGGCAATGGCGGCGAAGTGAAGGCCTATACCGATGCCGATATCACGACGCTTGGTGGTTCTTCGACGGCCTTGCTGGTGGAATCTATCGGTGGCGGCGGTGGCAATGGCGGCGGCAGCATTTCTGCCGGCGCCAGCGGCAGTGGTGTCGGCGCTGCCAGCATCAATGTGGGCGTTGGCGGCTCCGGCGGGACGGCTGGCCGGGGTGGTGCCGTGACGCTGATTGCAGGCGGCGACAAAATTCACACCGAAGGCCAGTTTTCCTCAGGCGTTATCGCGCAGTCGATTGGCGGCGGCGGCGGCGGCGGCGGTTATGCTATTGGCGTCGGTGGCGCCGGTGCGGGCGTGGGTGCGGGCGCAGTCAATGTCGCTGTCGGCGGCGGTGGCGGTGCTGGCGGCGACGGCGGAACCGTCGATGCAAGCGTCGGCGCCGATGTCGCCACGCTTGGCGATGATTCCGGTGCGGTCTTGATCCAGTCGGTCGGCGGTGGCGGTGGCAATGGTGGCTACTCGGTTGCCGCCGGCGTGGCAGGTGCTGGCACGGGCGCTGGAACGGTTTCGGTTGGTCTGGGAGGTTCGGGAAGCGCTGGCGGTGCCGGTGGCGTGGTCGATGCCACAATTAAGGGTGAGGTTTACACCGAAGGTGATCGCTCCGCCGGTGTTGTCGCGCAGTCGATCGGCGGCGGTGGCGGTAATGGCGGATTCAACGTTTCGGGAGGCATCGCGGGTGCCGGGGTCGGCAGCGGGACCGTATCCGTCGGCCTTGGTGGCGATGGCGGCAGTGGCAGCGCTGGCGGGGCCGTCACTGCCAAGGTGCAAGACAATGTGACCACGAAGGGCGGCGATTCAACGGCTGTACTGGCCCAATCCATCGGCGGTGGCGGCGGCAATGGCGGCTTCAATGTGTCCGCGGCGGTTTCCGGTGGCGGTACCGGTGCCGGTGCCGTGACGGTCGGGCTGGGCGGTTCGGGCGGCGATGGTGCCGAAAGCGGTGCCGTCACGCTTGTCAGCGAAGGCAACATCCAGACATCCGGTGAGCGTTCCTCCGGTTTCGTTGCGCAGTCGATCGGCGGCGGCGGCGGCAATGGCGGTTTCAATGTTTCCGGCTCTGTCACGGGCGCGGGCACAGGGGCCGGAACGATCAATGTCGGCCTTGGCGGCTCCGGTGCCGGTGGTGGCAATGGTGGTACCGTCAATGCAACATCCAACGGCACGATCCTGACACAGTCCTATGGCTCTTCCGGCTTTGTCGCGCAGTCGATCGGCGGCGGCGGTGGCAATGGCGCTTTCAATGTCAGTGCCGGCGTTGCCCTTGCAGGAACGGGGGCGGGATCGGTTTCCGTGGGACTTGGCGGCAGTGGTGCGGGCGGCGGCGATGGCGCGGCTGTGACAGCGAAGACGACTGCGAATATCGAAACCAAAGCCGATGCCTCGACCGGTGTGCTCGCACAGTCCGTCGGTGGCGGTGGCGGCAATGGCGCGTTCAATATCGCGCCGGCGATCGCAGGCGCGGGCACCGGGTCCGGCGCTGTTTCTGTCGGCCTTGGCGGCAGTGGCGCAGGCGGCGGCAATGGCGGCACGGTTGATCTCACCGTTGAAAATGATGTGCTCACCCGTGGCGCAGATTCCGCCGCAATCATCGCGCAGTCGATCGGCGGCGGTGGCGGCAATGGAAGCTTCAACGTGACCGTCTCCGGCGCAGGTGCCGGAACCGGTTCGGGTAGTATCGGGGTCGGCCTCGGCGGCCGCGGTGGCACCGGCGGCAATGGCGATGTCGTGACTGCGGACGTCACGGGCAATGTGGCCACCGAAGGCGAAAATTCCGCAGGTCTGCTGGTCCAGTCGCTTGGCGGCGGCGGTGGCAATGGCGGCATGAATGTAACGGCGTCCGTGGCTGTGGCCGGAACGGGTTCTGGCGGGGCTTCTGTCGGTCTCGGCGGGGCTGGTGGCGACGGCGGCGATGGCGGCACGGCGTCCGGAACGCTTGAGGGGGATATCAAGACATCAGGCAACCAGTCTTCGGCCTTCGTGGTCCAGTCGCTCGGCGGCGGTGGCGGCAATGGCGGCATGAACGTTTCGTCGACCGTCACGCTTGCCGGTACCGGAACGGGGGGCGTCAGCGTTGGCATCGGTGGCTCTGGTGGCGGCGGTGGCAAGGCTGATACCGCAACCGGCAAGTTGACCGGCAATATCGCTACATTCGGCACGGATTCGACGGGCTTTCTCGTTCAGTCGCTTGGCGGCGGCGGCGGCAATGGCGCGCTCAACGTTTCTGCCGGTGTCAGTGCATCGCGCAGCGGGTCGGGAGCATTGGGCGTTGGTGTCGGCGGTTTTGGTGGCGACGGCGGCAACGGCGCTGCGGTGACGGGAACACTGAACGGAGACGTCTACACGGCCGAAGATCGCTCGGGCGCTGTGGTGATCCAGTCGCTTGGCGGCGGCGGTGGCAATGGCGGCATGAACGTAGCGGGCACGGTATCGCTTTCCAGCCAGAACAGCGGTTCCGTCGGGGTTGGCATTGGCGGCTTTGGCGGAGGCGGCGGCAATGCCGATACCGCGACGGGTACGGTGACGGGCAATGTTACGACTGAAGGCGATGATGCGACCGGCGTTCTGGTTCAGTCGCTCGGCGGCGGCGGCGGCAATGGCGGCCTCAATGTTACGGGTGCGGTCAGTGTTTCCGGAAACGGCAGCGGCGCGGCTGCTATCGGGGTCGGCGGTTTCGGCGGCGATGGTGGTGAAGCCGGCAATGTCGTTGCCAGTTATGACGGCACAGCTTCGACCAACGGGGATAGATCAAACGGCGTTGTCGCGCAGAGCCTTGGCGGCGGTGGCGGCAATGGCGGCGTCAATGTCTCGGCCGGCATTACGTACGCAAACAAGCTTTCCGGCTCGCTTGGTCTCGGCGTTGGTGGTTTCGGTGGCGGTGGCGGCAATGCGGGATCGGTCAATCATACCGTTGCCGGCTACGTGCAGACCAAGGGCGATGATGCCGTTGGTATTCTCACACAGAGCCTTGGCGGCGGTGGCGGCAATGGCGGCCTGACTGTCGACGGCGCGGTTTCCCTTTCCCGCCAGACCAGTGCTGCTGTCGCGATCGGTGTTGGCGGTTTCGGAGGAAGTGCTTCCGATGCGGGCGCTATGACGCAGTCGGATATCGCAGCCGGTGTTCTGACCTACGGCAATAACGCGACCGGCATTCTGACCCAGAGTCTTGGCGGTGCGGGTGGCAATGGCGGCACCAATATTGCCGGCGCGCTGGACCTTTCCCAGGAGAACGGCGGCTCGGCTTCGCTTGGCGTTGGCGGTTTCGGCGGCGGTGGCGGCAATGGTGGTACTGTCGAAAGCAAGGTGCGCACGAGCGACATCTACGATGCCATCACGACCATCGGCGATGATAGTATCGCGGTCATGGCGCAGTCGATCGGCGGTGGCGGCGGCAATGGCGGATTGGCCGTGGTCCTGAGTGGCAATGACCTGGCAAACCAAAGCACCGGGGCCTCGTTTTCCAAAATCGCAGTCGGTGGCGCTGGCGGAGATGGCGCTGATGGCGCTGACGTGACAGTCAACAATACCGGTACGATCCTTGTCCGGGGCGACAACAGTTATGGCATTCTGGCGCAGTCACTTGGCGGCGGCGGCGGCAATGCGGGAATGTCGATTTCGACGCCGGCAGTCACGATCGCCGATTATGTGATCTCCAATGTACTGGGGGCGAGGACCGGAACGGATGGCGTCGCAGGCGTCGTCACTGTCAACAATACCGGCGACATTGTCGTGACAGGCGTCGGCAGTCAGGGCGTTCTCAGCCAGTCGATCAATGGCGGCGGCGGCAACATTGACATCTTTCTCGATTTTGCGAGTTCGGATGAGGCCGCGGACCCGGAAACGGTTTCCGATCCGTCGGTCTCTCTGGCCAACACAACCTCGCTCGGTGGCGAAAATCTGGACGGGGCTGCCGGTGCCGATGTTTCGCAGCGGCACAACGGCGATATCCTGACGATTGAGGACCGGTCGTCTGGCTTCCTGACGCAGACGATTGGCGGCGGTGGCGGGACATCGACCATAATAGTCAATTCCGGCGAAAGCGCCGATATCACCGTGACCGCCATGCTGGGTGCAATCGACACGGATAATGCCGGCGGTGGCGATATCGTATTTGAGCGCTCCGGCACGATCAGTACATCGGGCGCGCTTTCAACCGGCAGCCTTTCGCAGTCGATCGGCGGCGGCGGCGGCCGTCTGGTGATCGTTGGCGGCGCCGGGGCGGAAGGTGCGGGACAGCGCGATGCCAGCGTCATTCTTGGCGCCGATCCTTCTTTCAACAATCCGGGCGGCGATATCTCCCTGACGTTGAACGGCAATGTTTCAACGCTCGGCGACAATGCCAGCGCCCAGATTGTGCAGTCGATCGGTGCGGGCGGCGGCGAAACCTACCTGACCGGGCTCGATCAGGCGACGGTGACCCTCGGCGCGACGGACGGTTCGACCGGCGATGGCGGTGCTGTCACCGTCAACAATATCGGCGGGACAAGCACGGCCGGCACGCGCGCGCACGGCTTCGTTCTGCAGAGCATCGGCGGTGGCGGCGGGCTGATCGGCACGGATCTGGATGCCTCCGACGTCGACGTCGTTCTGTCGGACTTCAACGGCGGCGATGGCGGGAATATCAATTTCAGCAATACCGGATATGTAGCTACATCAGGCGATGGATCCATCGGCATTCTGGCGCAAAGCCTCGGCGGCGGCGGTGGCTCCATTGACAGTCTCTTCCATGGCAGCGCAGGCGGCGACGGAAGCGGTGGCAGTGTTTCCATCGACCAGACCGGCAATGTGCTTGCGACCGGCAGCCGCGGGATCGCCGTTCTGGCACAGTCGCTTGGCAAGGATGGTGCAGGCGACATCGATATCGCGCTCGACGGCGTCATTGTCGGCGGGAGCGATGCCAATGGCTCCACCGATACTGCGGCCATCGTCATGGGCGGCGGAACAGCCAATACGCTGTCGCTGTCTTCCGACAGTTTCCTGACAGGCGTGAATAACCGTATCCTGCTCGGTAGCAGTGGATCCGAAGCCGTGAGGCTCAATGGACAGGCTATCGGGAATATCGACCTTGGCGGCGGTCTCAACACCGTGCTGGTTTCCGAGGGCGCCTCTTTCTGGGCGCAGGATAAGGTCGATCTCGGTACTTCAGGCACGCTGACGGTGAACGGCAACCTTTATCTCGGAGGGGCCGCCTATCTTTCCGGAATTGTCCTGGGCGCCGACACGAAGGCCTCGGACTTCAGCGTCACTGAAAATGTCAGCCAGACGACGACCGTCAACGGCTCACTCGTTTTCGGCCAGACTGCGACCTACACACCGGATGTCTATTTCGATGAAGCCGGGACAGCCGGCGGGAGAAGCGATCTGATCAAGGTCACGGGGAAGGCAACCCTTGCCGGAACCATCTATCCGATCTTGAACGACCTTGATCGTCTGGGACCGCTGGCGTTGATCACCGCTGATGGCACCCTCACCAATAACGGCGTGACTGTCGTCGGAACCCCGGTCGTCAGCTATAAAATCGGCATCACGACGCTTCCCGGCGGACTGAGCGCAATCGACCTGATCCCGAGCGCCAATTTCCAGATGCCCGGGATGAACCGCAACCAAACCCTGACGGCGGAACATATCAATCGTGTTCTCGAAGGGCAGGGGACTGCCGCAATGGGCGACATGTTCGGTCTGATTGCCAATATGGCGACCTCCGATGAGGTGGTGAGCGCGGTGGATAATCTGAGTTCCTACGGTTTTGCGACCACCCAGATCGATGCGCTTTACTCCGGCTATCGTTTTGCCCAGACGCTTGAGGATTGTGGTCCGAGCAATTTCGGTGCGAAATTCGGTGACGAACGCGGCTGCGCCTGGGCGAGCGGCAGTGCCGGCCGGTTGAATGGTTCGGCCTCGTTTGCGTATCAGGGGTATGAGGCGGAAGATGCCGGGTTCTCCACAGGCATTCATGTGCCGCTCAACGACAATGGACTCTATCTCGGTGCGGGTGCCGGCCTCGAGAGCTTCAGTATCACAAGCGGCGGCAATTTTTCGGCCGGCGGCAATCGTGGCCTGGCCGGTGCTTCGCTGTCACAATATGTCGGTAACTGGAAGACCTACGGCAGCGTCAGTGGCTCCATTTCCCACTATAGCACCACGCGTTACATCGATATCGCCGGGACCTTGCCCAACGGGCAGGTTGTCATCGGCGGTACGGGGCGCGCCGACCAGCACATCGGACAGGCCAATTTCCGTATCGGAACCGCCTATCGTTTCGACGATTTCGCGACGGATGTCTATTTTGAGCCCGGCCTGCATTTCGATGCCGCATACTTGCATTCTTCCAATGCGTCGGAGAGCGGGACGCAGTATGGGCTTGAGCTAAGAGATACTGATCAGTGGATCCTGTCGGCCACGCCTTCGGTGGAAGTCGGTGTCGAGACTCAGGTCGGTGAAGCGATGCGAATGCAGGCGTTCCTGCGCGGTGCGGTCAGTTTCTCCGATAAGGACAATGTCTACGTCAACTCGACCTTTGCCGGAGCCAGCTCCGCCGACGGCGCGTTCCGCAACTACAGCCAGATCGGCAAGGTGACAGGCAAGATCAACGCCGGTCTGACCTTCTCGAATACCGCAAACAGCGCCCAGGTGACGCTCGGTTATCAGGGCATGTGGAGTGATGACACGGTCAGCAACGCAGCCACTGTGGATTTTGGCTTCCGCTTCTAA
- a CDS encoding helix-turn-helix domain-containing protein: MTDDTKRAAGGSSESFPLPSFQLSTEDFPAAEQFDVWRELLSPICDVRPSEPLDNGFRGSAQSIEIGMLHMVSYDTGENVDFLRTKAHERKYGIDHWCLSFVGQGQLMVEPDESPGVLKGDMLLQTYASSFTGFVGGNQISSMFLKRDDFGEYASQLDSQTDQNLAGPVAVILREFLVSLRNQAGRLHASDVPAINDAFANLLKAVITPNADTLQAATAPMSATQLTMARRIINMNPKSPDLTPDLLCARLGISRRQLFYIFEPFGGVMKYITQRRLAACYNEIVRQSGHKMISTIAYEFGFTNLSSFYRQFHARYGIRPGEARAAWLEAQSKPGRSAAGTVTDGLLKFPAN; the protein is encoded by the coding sequence TTGACAGACGACACGAAACGCGCGGCAGGCGGCTCTTCTGAGAGTTTTCCGCTGCCCTCGTTTCAGCTTTCAACCGAAGATTTTCCGGCAGCCGAACAGTTTGATGTCTGGCGAGAGCTCTTGTCTCCGATTTGCGATGTCAGGCCTTCGGAGCCTCTGGATAATGGATTTCGCGGGTCTGCCCAGTCTATCGAGATCGGCATGTTGCACATGGTTTCGTATGATACGGGCGAGAATGTCGATTTCCTGCGCACCAAGGCGCATGAGCGCAAGTATGGTATTGATCACTGGTGCCTGAGTTTCGTCGGTCAGGGGCAGCTTATGGTTGAGCCTGACGAAAGCCCCGGTGTATTGAAAGGCGACATGCTGCTACAAACCTATGCTTCGTCTTTCACCGGGTTTGTCGGCGGCAATCAGATATCCTCTATGTTTTTGAAGCGAGACGATTTTGGCGAGTATGCCAGTCAGCTGGACAGTCAGACGGACCAAAACCTCGCAGGACCGGTGGCGGTGATCTTGCGAGAGTTTCTTGTGTCTCTTCGAAATCAGGCTGGTCGTCTGCATGCTTCAGATGTCCCGGCGATCAATGATGCTTTTGCAAATCTTCTCAAAGCCGTGATTACGCCGAATGCAGATACCTTGCAGGCTGCTACGGCGCCGATGTCAGCAACACAGCTGACGATGGCTCGGCGTATTATCAATATGAATCCGAAATCACCGGATCTTACGCCGGACTTGCTTTGTGCCAGACTTGGTATCTCAAGGCGCCAGCTTTTTTATATTTTTGAACCCTTTGGCGGTGTCATGAAGTATATCACGCAACGGCGTCTGGCCGCCTGCTACAATGAGATTGTGCGACAATCCGGGCACAAGATGATCAGCACAATTGCTTACGAATTCGGCTTTACCAACCTCTCTTCGTTCTATCGCCAATTCCACGCCCGATATGGAATCCGTCCGGGTGAGGCGCGCGCTGCCTGGCTGGAGGCACAAAGCAAACCCGGTAGAAGCGCGGCCGGCACTGTTACAGACGGGTTGCTGAAATTTCCCGCCAACTGA